Proteins from a genomic interval of Aquabacterium sp. J223:
- a CDS encoding Gfo/Idh/MocA family protein codes for MATQRLGLIMHGVTGRMGMNQHLIRSIVAIRQQGGVTLANGDRVMPDPILIGRNAEKIEALAKAHGIARWGTNLDAALADRNDSVFFDAGTTQMRPTLLAQALRAGKHVYCEKPIATTLAEAMELCQVAKASGLKHGAVQDKLFLPGLRKLDMLRRAGFFGRMLNVRIDFGYWVFEGDLQPIQRPSWNYRAEDGGGMILDMMCHWRYVLDNLFGQVKSISCIGATHIDKRWDEAGQPYKATADDAAYGTAELVGHNGEPVIAQLTMSWATRVRRDDLVTFHVDGTHGSAVAGLQDCRAQSRVNTPRPVWNPDVKQTMNFFDQWQEVPDTQVYDNGFKIQWEAFIRHVVEDAPYRWTLPEGAKGVQLVEAALKSWKDRRWVDVPALAL; via the coding sequence ATGGCCACCCAACGGCTCGGTCTGATCATGCACGGCGTCACCGGACGCATGGGCATGAACCAGCACCTCATCCGCTCCATCGTCGCCATCCGCCAGCAGGGCGGCGTCACGCTCGCCAACGGCGACCGGGTCATGCCCGACCCCATCCTCATCGGCCGCAACGCCGAGAAGATCGAGGCGCTGGCCAAGGCCCACGGCATCGCCCGCTGGGGCACCAACCTCGACGCCGCGCTGGCCGACCGGAACGACAGCGTCTTCTTCGACGCCGGCACCACGCAGATGCGCCCCACCCTTCTGGCGCAGGCGCTGCGCGCCGGCAAGCACGTGTATTGCGAGAAGCCCATCGCCACCACGCTGGCCGAGGCGATGGAGCTGTGCCAGGTGGCCAAGGCCTCCGGCCTGAAGCACGGCGCGGTGCAGGACAAGCTGTTCCTGCCCGGGCTGCGCAAGCTGGACATGCTGCGCCGCGCCGGCTTCTTCGGGCGCATGCTCAACGTGCGCATCGACTTCGGCTACTGGGTCTTCGAAGGCGACCTGCAGCCCATCCAGCGCCCGAGCTGGAACTACCGTGCCGAGGACGGCGGCGGGATGATCCTCGACATGATGTGCCACTGGCGCTATGTGCTGGACAACCTGTTCGGCCAGGTGAAGAGCATCAGCTGCATCGGCGCCACCCACATCGACAAGCGCTGGGACGAGGCCGGCCAGCCGTACAAGGCCACCGCCGACGACGCCGCCTACGGCACCGCCGAGCTGGTCGGCCACAACGGCGAGCCGGTGATCGCGCAGCTCACCATGAGCTGGGCCACCCGCGTGCGCCGCGACGACCTGGTCACCTTCCACGTCGACGGCACCCACGGCTCGGCCGTCGCCGGCCTGCAGGACTGCCGCGCGCAGTCGCGCGTCAACACGCCGCGGCCGGTGTGGAACCCCGACGTCAAGCAGACGATGAACTTCTTCGACCAGTGGCAGGAGGTGCCGGACACCCAGGTCTACGACAACGGCTTCAAGATCCAGTGGGAGGCCTTCATCCGCCACGTCGTCGAGGACGCGCCGTACCGCTGGACGCTGCCCGAAGGCGCCAAGGGCGTGCAGCTGGTCGAGGCCGCCCTGAAGAGCTGGAAGGACCGGCGCTGGGTCGACGTGCCCGCGCTGGCGCTGTGA